Within the Malus sylvestris chromosome 4, drMalSylv7.2, whole genome shotgun sequence genome, the region ACTCAGTGTGTAATTTGAGACCTAATTTAAACAAGAATGGACAATATTCCCGCTTATATAAGATATAAACCAACCAGAATGAGGCAAACGCACCTTTATCTTTCTTTAATGGTTTACATAATAATTAGAGATGTATACTTTGGGCTAGATCGTataaagaaaagaacaaagGTTAAGTCAATGTTAAGGAACCCTAATTCcaaataaaaccaaaacaaagcaagaaaatcCCCTAATCCTAAAACCTAATCATACGGCAGGCGCCTAAAGCCATAAGCCCAGCTCCAATCAGAGCGGTCCGCTGACGTAAGCCAGGAGTACTTTTCGGGACCCACACACATCGTAGGGATCCGTGATAAAGAAAGAAGTCGCCTTGTGGGACCCCCCCGATAGCCACCTCACCCTACAATGATGTGACCCCATTCAACATCATAGCCTCATACCCACACATCCTTCACTCCATCTCAGCCGTCCGATCAAATAACCCCCGCTCTCTCtcccactttctctctctagctcaGGCTGAGAGAGTCAGCAAAAGCTCAGTGACAGTGTGAGAGTTAGCAGATTTGTCtctgtcctctctctctcccccctctgAATCCTCACCTCCTCCGCCTCCGGTGGAACGAAAGCGCACCGTTTCCCACGCACACGGATTCCACGAACAGCCGGATTGAACGGACCGCAACAGCGGTGGCGCTCGCGGCTTTTTTCTGGCGGTAaagttcttttctttgcttataATCTACGTCGCTTCGCGGTTTTTTTACTCTTGGTTGTTACGTTTCGGATCTGTATCGGAAACGCCGCGTTTCGGCAAATGCGTTTCGTTGCTAAAAGAACTTGTGCTTTCTTTAGTTTCCAGAAAGTTCGTCGCGAAATTTATTAGCGCATttggaattcttttgtgtatttTGCGCTCTGgttggttgccgagaaagtggagaaaataaaaggcttattttgtgctccgtttggttgccgagaaagtgGAAGGAAAACAAAAGACGATGAATTGTTTTAGCTTGGAATGTCGCTGCTTATGGTTAGAAACTTGCGAAAGTAAAAAGCTTTATCTTGATTCTTGCGCGTTTTGCATTTTCCTTCGTTTTCtttgcaaccaaacagaaaataaaagcttcaagttttttctttttctgctgttTGGTTGCCATTTGTGTTATGCTTTTTAAGATCTATGAGTGTCTTGCTGTCAATGTGGCATTCATGTGCTTTGATCTTGCATTTAATCTTGGAAATTCCATATTTGTAAGATGAAATAATAGTTTCATAGAAATAGTTATATTTCCTTTTAGACAGATCTCTTATTTTGTTCTTAATCTGTGACAAAATTGGAATGTGATAATCGTTTTTCGCTGTTAAACTGCCATCTGAATTTGATTCTTCGAACAAAATGGTCGAAATACCAGAGTCTCTCAACTGTATTTTAGATCCCTGATTTGGTACCTGTGCTTAGGATTTGATTAGGGGAAATGTATCTCACATCAATGTGattatttgcatttttttttttcagaatttaaGGTtggattagagagagagagagcaaattTTCGCAATGGTTTCCTTGGTAATATTTGAAAGTGAAGCTCAAAAGCTACAATGCAATCGGATGTATGTCTAAGTAGTCACTTTGTAGAAATAGAATCTGCTGTTGGATATGGGATTCAGTTTAGAGCAACGAAATAGTTCAAAAGAGCAGAACAAGTCCAGCATAGAGGACAATGTTGTACAGCCCCAAACGAGTCGTAGAACAAGGCATATAGAGAAGGCGAAAGTGAGAACTGGTGCTGGTTTGAAGCAGAATGATCTGCATCAGAATGCAAGACAAGATGCAGGTGATGGTGCTTCAGGCCAAGAAAAATTTTCGGGAAATCGATCTAGAGAGAGTGTGAAGGGGAATAATGCAGGTAAAGTTGATGAGCTTGTCAAGCACATGTCAAACTTGCCCGGTTATCTTCAGCGCCCTGAGAGAGGAGAAAAGATCCAAGAAAAGGTTTTGAATGTTGGAGTTCTGGATTGGGGTCGACTAGAGAAATGGAAGCACAAACAGAAGCCTTTTCCCGAAAAAGGTAGCGGTAGTTCATCCTCAGAAAGGACTACTGGAAAGTCTACATCATCTGTTGTAGTTCACAATGGGACAAATGCTGAAGAACTCTCTTCAGGTTGTTCTAGTCTCAAGTCGTCTCAAAAGGATGGCCTTTCGCAGGGTGTCAAACCATCTGTGCATAAAGATGTGCGCTTCATAGACTCTAAAACTGCTTCGAAGAATGCCATTTATGGGCAGAAAAAGATATCCATTCCCTATCGGTCCCTTGGAAGAAATCACTCAGATATGATGCTCGATAAGGGGAAGGAAAAAGATTCAGATCAGAAGTTCACATCAGAAACGGGCAATATGGCAGCAAACTTGAAAAGCTATGGAGTCTCTCTCAATCAAAAGCACGAGATGAGCACTAGGCATGGTCGAGCTAAAAAAACCAAGGACCTGCAAGAATCGGATATCAAGAGGAAGGATATTGATCAAGGAATCATTACGGAAAAGGGAGTTCCTTCATCCAAGCTCGAAGGTTTTGATGTCTCACTCAGTTCAGAGGGAAAGACAATTGCTTGTCATGGTAAAACTGAGAAAAGGGTGGAGGAGCTGCACAAATCAGTTACCAATCTAGCTCATCAACACTGCCCTTCTGCAGAGAATCCCGTTGTTGTCTCACCACCAAAGGAACTACCCCAAAATGACTTTCCAGAGGTACTCCAGCTTTCAAAACCAAGAGCATCATGGGATGAGTGTATGGCAGAAGCTGATAAAATTAGCTTCTCGGGCAACTTTTCGACCAAAGAGATGGACTTTGCCGAATTCTCTTCTGAAGTTTCACACTCATGCCCACTGCCTTCTGCAGTTGAGACTAATACAGCATCAAACATGTTGCTAAATAGCACAATCAACGGTAACAGTGTGGGGCTTTCCTTTGTTCCATCTCACATGCGTCGATGCTCAACACAAGACCTCCTCTATGATGATAAATTTGTACATAAGAAAAATTCAGAGAAATTGCTTACCCGTTCAAGCTTTGATACTTCGATTACATTGGATCAAGAAGATGTTGAACTGGCAACTAGAAAAGGCAGAAGCCCAACTCCCATTCGCCGGTTTAACTTCAGCTTAGGCCGGCTTGGTAGAAGTCTCAGTTTTAAGGAAATTTCAGATATTCCACGGTTGAGTTCCACATATACGATGGTCAAATCAGGTCCTGTGAGATCTGGAACTTCTGATTTTCCAGATAATCCAAACAGAGAGAAAGCAAGTACTCATAACCGAGCTAGGTCAAGCCCGTTAAGAAGGCTACTAGACCCAATATTAAAGCACAAGGAGGCAAATCTACACCATTCTGCTGAAGCTGTTAGACCCccgaaatcaaattttaattcctTGGTCCCCAAGCCAATTAATATCAGCGAGTCATTAGAGAATCTGAAGGCTGAGGCATCATGGGTTAAAGCTTTTTTGCAAATAACAATCAAGAATGGACTTCCTTTGTTTAAGTTTTGGGTTGACAACAACAGCAACTGTTTTGCGGCAACCATGAAGAATTTATCATCTGGGAAGGATGATTTCTGCCAGTATTTTACATTTTACTGTATTAATGAAGTTAAGAGAAAAAGTGGTGGCTGGATGAGTCAAGGAAGTAAAGGCAAAAGTTGTCACTATGCTTACAACGTTGTTGCTCAAATGAAAGTTTCTAGCTCTGACTTATCTGATGTTAACGGGCAGGACTTGAGCAAGTATATGGTAAGAGAGGCTGTTTTGTTAGATGTTGATCTAACACAAGCAGATCAAGAATCACCTAGCGTTGTACCACATAGGGAGCTTGCTGCTGCTGTGGTCAAGTTACCTAGGAAAGACTTGAGCCATCCTGAACAGCAGAGTGATGAGGAAGTTATGGAGAAGGGCTGCGCGAAAGGTTCATCCGAGGATTACAGCTGGGAAGATAGTACTATAGTCATACTTCCAGGTGGAGTCCATAGCTCACCGAACACAGGAGAACCTTCACCATTACTTGACCGTTGGAAATCTGGTGGGTTATGTGATTGTGGAGGCTGGGATGTTGGTTGTAAGCTGCGTGTTCTCTCCAACCAGAACAAATGCTGTCGGATTCCAAAAACATCCTCCGCATGTTACCCTTTTCCAGAGACTTTTGAACTATTTGCGGAggtatgatttttgtttcagCGAAGCACTCTATCTATATCACACAATTGATGGTGGTGTTTTAGCCAATTTGCATGTtgattttgtatttcttttcagGAGGGAGCTCAGCAGAACAGGCCAATCTTCAGTTTGGCACCAGGGAAGGATGGAAGCTACTCAATTGAATTCAACACGTCACTTTCTTTATTACAAGCGTTCTTCATCTGTGTTGTCGTAATCAGCAGTTGCAGACCATCAGATCTTTCAGAAGTTAGTAACGTTTTGGAGGCGAAAGAATTCCAGGAACCGAATCTGAATCGAAGTAATGGAATCCAGGTGACAGGTCCGGCAAAGTATGCTCCAAATCCACCCCTGTCACCTGTTGGGAGGGTCTAGCTTTGTCCGAGGAAATCCTTTTTGCTGTTCGAGTCCAACAATCGATGGTTTCAAACACAGCGGGAAACATCTCGTAGCCAACAAACCATTGTCGTGTGAATCCATGGATGCTCAAATTTTTTAGGGTAACTTGCATGTTATTACAGAAAACATGTATGAGTTCGGCCGTTGCTCGTTTTGTGCTGCTTTTTTACTGCATTACCATGTGTAAAGGGAAAAAACTCGAAAACCAAACTTCAACATCTTCAAAGAATGATGGTGTAAATATGCCTATGCTAGGGCATTTCAGATATGATAGTACCAATTCTCCATGCTTATCAATTCTGTTTTAGATGACGCCATGGGACATTTTACCCATATTGTGACTTCAAGTCATTACGTGTAGAAGGAGAAAATAGGCGTGCAGAAGGAGAAAATAGGCGTGCGGAAATCATTTCCTGCACAAATTTTTTAAAAGTAAAGGTTCTTAAAACCACAAAAATGTAGTTCaactgaaatttgaaaatgcaaTATAAACCGTGAAGTTGTACATTATACATGCATTTGAGTTTGTAAAATTCACAAGTCAAGAACTGAAGCATGGTGAATACAGATAAACCATTTACCATCAATTTTCTCAAACACATTTGTTGCAAACTGTCCACCCCAACTGCTACCCTTTGTCTTCACCAACTCGACACAAGAAACATACCCGACATCCCCTCTAACGTAAACATTAACATCTTTCAGCTCAATCTCTAGTGGAAATTCGTAGTTTGCCCACACGTAGTCCCAGCTAGTCATAACATCTTCGTAACCATAGATTCCACGAGCACCCGGGTGCACGCAACAGACTTCTTTCCTTTGGGCCCAAAGGGCTTGCATTGCAGCTAAATCCCCAATCCTGAATGCCTCGTAGAATTGTGCGTTTGCTGTTCTAACAGAAGTTAGACTGTCCTGCATCAGAAGTTTGAGGCTATCACGAATTTGTGCTGCTTTGGCATAGTCCTCCTCTGCAATGGCAATGTCTAGATCACGCTCCAAGGTTTGCGCATCCAATACGATGCTTTCGCCACCGCTTGAGCTTTCCTTTGAGTCATCGCCTATCACATTACATGGTCTTAGGGGCCGCAATCGAGAGGCCTGAACAGAGGATACTGCACTGAAAAAAGTAAGAATTAAAAGTATTCAAGCCGATGCTACATTGCATTAAACGTCAATGGACTCCATTTATGGATCACGCCCTAACAAAGGTGCTCAAGAAGAGCATATAGTTTATTGTTGCAGGGAAAATAAACTTACTGGATTCTTCAGTTCGCAATTTGAGCTGACGATAACCAGGAAAGAACGGAACTTTATGCCCCCTTTCGACAGTCTTTGCTACAACTAAGTTGTTTTTCCTTGAATAGGGTGAAGAAGGAGGATGAAGCATCCCAAAAGTATAAATACAGGAACACGGCAAGCGATTAAGCTCTCCACGAAAAACATTTCCCTAAAACGTACAGATCAAAATAAGTCTAAATCAAACCAACTTGAAATCGGCAACGAAATAACAATGTAAGTAAATATGAAGGAAATCGTCAACAAATTCAAACATATTCCACTCGTTTCTTTCGTAATCTTCTAAAATCCAAAATATGAGATTCCCAACACTCAATCATAACATGGAAATTCAGAATCAAAGTGAGCTCGTTTCACAGTACAAagatcaaaacttgaaattaTATGCATCCGACGCAGACGTGAGTTAGGCCAGTTGTCTAGGGCAACGTGCCCGCCACATTGCACTAGAGTTCGAATCTCACTCCCCGTAAATTAGACTAGTTTGAAGCTAAATAAGCGCTCTTGGATTAATCATTATTCATCATCCACTTTGAAGATAAAGATAATTGAATTTTAGCAAATAGAAACttaattaaacattatgaaCTAATATATCTCAAAACGGGGAAACATACAGAGCTAAATACAAACTAAACGACATTGATAATTAACCACAACTCACATTTAGGCAGAAACCAGATCCATGAAGCGCCATGATAACAGAAGAATTTCTGCAATCCAAGCACAACCCagaattaaataattaaaattatgaAAAGGGTAAGGATAAGGATTTAGGTTTAGGGCttagagcttagagcttagagCTAGGGTTTTGAGCTGTCAGAGCTCCTGCTTTTAGGGTTTTCGCAGAGATGAAGTTCTGCCGGAACTGGAAAATGTAGAGTAGTATGGAGGGCACAACAAATTCGGCCCAATAAGAAGATATAATGGGCCAAGCAAGGGGCCCAAACTTTAGCCTGCTTTGGACCTTCCAGAAAAGAGGAACTTTCCAAGAAACTTCCAAGGCCAAATAACATGTTAGCTTTATCGTGTAATGGCTCCAGAACATTCCAAAGATTAGCTAATAATTACACAACTAAATAGTAATAAACACGTGAATGTCCACCATTTTCCTTGTCGAGGACAAAATTGCACCATAAAAATAGCATAAGATATATCCAtttgctttgttttttgttatCTTTTTCTAGGTAATTTCAATTGCTCGAACTTACTTCATTGACAACCAATTTTCTTGTTATTTTAAACTTGTACGTAGTtctctattttattttagttctttaaaaattaatattttaaggaTTACTTTAAGGTTAAATTTTTTCATCTCTAACCATGCAAGGTtatattttattacttgttaaGGTCAAACTTAACCTACCTTGAGGCTACATGTTTGCCCTAGGGCCAAACTTAGCATGATTCTTTTAGTCCGATTTTTTTAGCCCTTCGGTTGGGAACtgattttgaatattttagGGCTAAATGTGGCCTATAGCTCTTGAATGATAATGCCTaatcccatattttttttaaggaaaaaaaagggaccaATCGGTGATTTCACCATGCCAGTCCACCCTTCTGGTGATCGAAAAGACTTCTAGTGACATTTCAGCCTCCCACTAACAATCATCGTGCGATTCACcagcagaaaaaaaaatcaaattcaagACGTGCCGTGTGAAGTACGGGCTTGAAATTCGTCACTAACCACTTGCCTAATCCCATATTCCAAGATTTCTGTACAATCGaatttatgtatgtatatgttttGACCAAGTAACTTAATTGAGTTGCTCAAATTGTACTCTGCCAAATGTCAATTATGACATTTTGGTAATTGAAATAGTTTTGTAAAGAGCACCAACCGTACAGTACATCCATAGTCTAGATAGAGCATGGTCCTtgaatcaaaaattaaaaaaagatagAACATGGTAAAAACTGGAAAACTATTGAACCTTGAACGGAATGAATGACATCTGGTAAACGGAGATATTTTTGGCTATTTTTGTAAATATGTTCTGTATGTTACAGTCTCCGTCATTAAGCGGCAAACACTAGATTGTTATTGTTGATATATTtctatttctttaaaaaattaTCATGTGTCATTCAGTAAtactttatttgtaagtgaaaagttttaagtttgattctcgataaagacgaatttgaactatagTATTGCTggctcattgtgagactaagtccactatttttcattaataatatttttttgttaaaaaaatacgATCATGAGACTTACAAGAGTGGAGCTCACATAGGCTCTCCTGGGTTATAGCTTATTAgtgcaatttaaaaaaaaaaattattgtagagGAAAATAATTTGACAGAGAATTTCCTATATTACAATGTGAGGCACAGTCACCTTTATATAATAGTGTGACTATCCTGGCAAATTACACAAATACCCTAATTCAACAGAGAGAACTAATTGTCTAATCAATTGAGGAATCAATGGCCTAATGGTTACACCAATAAGTAGTCAAACATAAATATCCTTCTACATTTGAAATTACTACTAATattgtttttgacaaacgatattatctactaaTATcgacactaaggggagggggtgagttagcttcacaatgggctagcgtaatgtgattcaaactcgtctttgacgagaattgaacataagacatctcacttatatTTACAATTACTACTAATATTTAGtctaaaagaaaaaccaaaatctTATCCCATCTTAAATTTACTCTACACTTCATGCTCCAGCAACTTGTAAATATTAGCCTAGTCCTATATAAAGTGGGAAACAAAAAACACAAGTATTTAGGGTCTTATACACCCTTTTTAATTTATGGTCATCGAAtttgataaattaaaaaaattaagacatGATTTAataaaagtgtgtgagaagatAAACCGGTGTATATTAACATTTCTCAAtaaatttctagtttcattctttACTTGGTCAGTGCTGTAAGCCATGTGATGAGtcatagagatagagagaaaggtGGGGAATCGGGATGGGGATGGGGATGGCGATGTAGGTATCTACCAAGCAATTTTTTGGCAGGCAATGGGATGTTTcatcgttgaaaagttttgggCAAAAGAGGGTACTCATAAGGAAAAGCTTGTAAACTTTTTACCCAAAATCGTGGAATTGCAGAGTACGTAACAAAGACATTTGTTTTGGCAGTAAATTGAGTATTCATTGTGCACCAACAAGTGGTTTCTTAAGTGGTCCTGATTAAAAGCCCCTCTGACAGTCTGACCCTTCAATCCTTTGGTTCCTTGCCTTGCCTTGCCTAGCTTTGACACCAAGAAGCTGATGAAACCTAACAAATGGAGGACTAAATCATTGCCCATTGAACTACATGTCATCAATGAGCCAATAACAAGCCTCCCATAACTCTAGGGTTTTTTAAGATGTATGTAAATTGTCGACGCTAGTTATCAAAGTGCAGACTACAATGTAACAAAATTATAAGTTTGAGTAACATTACCAGAAAGCTATTTGAATCGCATTTTTTACTCATCTCcgtgttttgacaaaaaaaaaaaaaccaaatttttggaAGCAACTCTCAGTTGCGTTCGATTTTTGGTAGTAAGCAAATTAAGGACATGGAATTGGGATAAAAAAGGGTAGCGCTATCTACTCACCCATTTTTGCTTATAACACATTCTTTTAATTTCTGATCCTTTGATTGAacgaattgaagaagataaatgacaaaaaattcaCATGTGCGAGATAAAAATGAGTatgtgaacaaaaaaaaaagtagatacCGGAGTCCTGGGTCTCATtgacgagaaattttttattgtgaccggAACACGAATGATACACCACATGTATTTATagaagtggtgggaaattttattttttaaattattaactttttaacacacgtATCTTatcatttgtataataacacgcGATATATTATTATGTGTACCgatcacattaaaaaatctcttctCATTGACGTGGAATGGAAGTAGAGATGCAGGGAGAGATGTGAAAGCACGTGACACGTTGCAATCACGTGGAAGAAGCCGCCTTGGCCGTTTATTGTCTTCAACCACTTCGTTACACATCCCAGCCCTCCTTATTTTAGTCCATTTTGTACTGCCCACGCTCATATGACCAAACTACCCTATGCGGCTATGCCAAAttactctcttttcttttctgatgCCCAATAAGTGGCTTTATTACACCATTTGATTATTCTAACGCATTACTTGATCATCTACGGAgtgaataaataaattaatatcaaactTATTATTTACGAGATTTgatatcaaaattttacatttaTAAATGAATAAGTTACTAGTAGATCGTAATACTAAACGATAACTTACAAATTTAAACAAGTTCTAGCAAAAGTCACACACTCTGTATGTtgagaaatatattttttaaatatatattttttcttatgaGATGAGTTATTTGTTTTTAACAGATTGCTGGCATCCCAAAAAAAAGGGTTGGCAAttaggaaagagagagagaataagtAGATGGTATTGATAAAATGATATAGCTGTGAagtttataaaagaaaaaaaagtaaaaacttgtttttacaaaattactTTAATGCCCACATTTCTTTTCTAATATCTTCTTTCAGCTTTGTATTAAAGGGTATAGTAGTAATTTTATTAGTACGAAACTGAGCGAAATACTAATTCGATTCCACCAATCATTGCCTCTTAGGTCTATCTATCATAACATTTGTATTTTTATCGtctttttaatgaaatttatCTTTTCAAACTAAAAAAAGATGGCACAAGCAAATAGAAAATTGATGCAAAAGTAGAAATAACAACAATCCCATTAATATGTCAGCAGCAAAAAGAAAGAATGAAGAAATTAGGTTCCTCCAAACCAGAAAGCTCACTGTCGAATCTACCTATTTTATACGGGGGTTGGTAATTTACACAAAAACAGGTGAAAAGATGTCGTTGGAAGTTAGCGGGTACCAAAAAATCTCCCAGTCAGACGGACATGCAAAATATGCTATaccattttacttttttattttatttatgcgcTGTACCAACAATAAAGTATGTTTTTGTTATGTAGACTTCAAAATTAACCCCCAACACCAATCAACCCCCACTGACCTCTTGGCCTTTGCCTAGCTTGAAACGGCATGGCATGGCTTGGCTTCCACATGCTCTtgtttatctctctctctttttctttttctttttttttgagtaGTTCTAGAATTTGGTATTCGGATTACGTGTTTGTGCATCCTAATGGCTCGCCACCTACTGCTTTGAGATCACCACTATCTAATATAATGACTTTATCTCTTAACacgagatttttcaatgtgttcaCATAACAGAGTGATACGCCACAAGTGGAATgaagctttttatttttaagtgtcCCTTCAGTTGTATAATGACATATTGCGCATGGTCCGCGTTCCGCGTGTTCAAATATCCCACATCAGCAACatgagagagaaaagaagaattTAAATATTCTAATATCATTCCAACTAATACCTAAGCCTTTGGTGATAAAACTCTACACCTGCTACACTGTGCATGTGGTAATTAAtaagtttgttgatgcacaaaaccggaggtcttggaacaacgtaaattcgaccgtgaatctacaaaaaagtaaataatacaagatgtatcatggttcaccccaatgtttgggctacgtccacactgttattgtatttctctgagagaaTTGTGAGGGAGAAAGCCTCTGTAATGAATATGAAAGACTTTGAGAGGCTGAGAGTCAGGTCTAAGAATTGGCATCCCCAAATgaggagggtgaggagtccttttatagaataaaggctcctcacttattacatatttgccccttcatttattacataattacatttgagtcctccgaatatttatacgagatctaaatacggatgccctaagtatggtacaaacaaagttgAAAATAATATTGATGTTGTTAGAAGCAGGCATTTAGTAATTTGACACcaaacactgaaaaatctctcccgtTACACCACTTCCATGACTCACCACCTATGGGTGCCACACCCAAGACCTTCTTCTCTTTTTGCCTTTCACATTTTCCCCCCTGTTTATTCTTTCGAATCATTATATGCACAAAGAGTTGGTTTGGTATAACAAGGTTGAAGAGACATGAATGCGTTTTTCGTGAAAAGTTTTCACGTCGTATatcttttttaatgttttcaatAGTAAAATATATTAGTAATTATTAGTATTTTTGAAAATATGCATGACGTTGTGAAAAGTTTCCACGCTGTCTATTTTTTAAGAGACATGAATGTGTTTTTCAGGAAAAGTTTTAATGTCATCATGCATATTTTCAAAGACACTATTTTagttgggaattgttattgacatttcaaaaatctcattctacactccaaactttctatatttggaaagaaaaatacacttgtgaggagtgtaaagtgagatttttggagtgctaataacacttCCCTTTTAGTTTTATGTCTTTCATATTTGAGTTTTGGATAGAATGCTTTGGGTTATGTTTTATTGTGAGCTCATAATGCTTCTTTTATTGGTTTATACAaacgatatatttacattaagatTTGGTGAATAAGTTGGTTTtcaattcacaacttatgaaattcaAACCTAATACTTTTCATTCATCAATATAGAAGAATACTATTAGACTTCGttttaattaaaacattttcctTAAAAGTAACCGTTCTATATGTGCTTACTTGCCCTTTTTTCCACTTCCATTTTTTCCCTAAAATTttaaaagggaaattttatttaaactcatgtaacctctttctacacctaacttactctttacacccatttggtttttaactaaactatcaATATCTATTTAAACATAAATTTACTACCTTAAATACCCTCACAAACTCAATacaatatgtaaatttatctttactgACACACCTCAACCTGGAAAGGTCGAAGCATGTTGGTCACCACCGTggggtgacgtaaccataagggtaagtgatgcaaaaagtgaataaatttaaaactaattagaactaattatactaaacagtgaaagagtgcgcaatTGTGGGatgaacccactacaattattcagaaCGTAATAGACGGTGAGACTACAGAAGAGTAGTCAAAGTAActaagtacacttattacacaacaatgataagttcgtacgtctaaacagaagggaatgtcagaactgccgagaTTCATCGAGTGCCACAAAGATCACAACTATCTAGGtcttggaggggcgaaaaacaaagttgagtgggtcagcaaaacaatgctggtaagaaatcctttattttcgattatactaacccctcgccgtaaaacaagtatagtttccttaaaacatactaaGTATGTAAATAATAAAACACAATACTACAACAGTATTATAACCAGAAGTATGCCAAATCATAATGTATCGaatgccacaataatataatCA harbors:
- the LOC126617894 gene encoding uncharacterized protein LOC126617894; protein product: MALHGSGFCLNGNVFRGELNRLPCSCIYTFGMLHPPSSPYSRKNNLVVAKTVERGHKVPFFPGYRQLKLRTEESISSVQASRLRPLRPCNVIGDDSKESSSGGESIVLDAQTLERDLDIAIAEEDYAKAAQIRDSLKLLMQDSLTSVRTANAQFYEAFRIGDLAAMQALWAQRKEVCCVHPGARGIYGYEDVMTSWDYVWANYEFPLEIELKDVNVYVRGDVGYVSCVELVKTKGSSWGGQFATNVFEKIDGKWFICIHHASVLDL
- the LOC126617872 gene encoding uncharacterized protein LOC126617872, whose translation is MGFSLEQRNSSKEQNKSSIEDNVVQPQTSRRTRHIEKAKVRTGAGLKQNDLHQNARQDAGDGASGQEKFSGNRSRESVKGNNAGKVDELVKHMSNLPGYLQRPERGEKIQEKVLNVGVLDWGRLEKWKHKQKPFPEKGSGSSSSERTTGKSTSSVVVHNGTNAEELSSGCSSLKSSQKDGLSQGVKPSVHKDVRFIDSKTASKNAIYGQKKISIPYRSLGRNHSDMMLDKGKEKDSDQKFTSETGNMAANLKSYGVSLNQKHEMSTRHGRAKKTKDLQESDIKRKDIDQGIITEKGVPSSKLEGFDVSLSSEGKTIACHGKTEKRVEELHKSVTNLAHQHCPSAENPVVVSPPKELPQNDFPEVLQLSKPRASWDECMAEADKISFSGNFSTKEMDFAEFSSEVSHSCPLPSAVETNTASNMLLNSTINGNSVGLSFVPSHMRRCSTQDLLYDDKFVHKKNSEKLLTRSSFDTSITLDQEDVELATRKGRSPTPIRRFNFSLGRLGRSLSFKEISDIPRLSSTYTMVKSGPVRSGTSDFPDNPNREKASTHNRARSSPLRRLLDPILKHKEANLHHSAEAVRPPKSNFNSLVPKPINISESLENLKAEASWVKAFLQITIKNGLPLFKFWVDNNSNCFAATMKNLSSGKDDFCQYFTFYCINEVKRKSGGWMSQGSKGKSCHYAYNVVAQMKVSSSDLSDVNGQDLSKYMVREAVLLDVDLTQADQESPSVVPHRELAAAVVKLPRKDLSHPEQQSDEEVMEKGCAKGSSEDYSWEDSTIVILPGGVHSSPNTGEPSPLLDRWKSGGLCDCGGWDVGCKLRVLSNQNKCCRIPKTSSACYPFPETFELFAEEGAQQNRPIFSLAPGKDGSYSIEFNTSLSLLQAFFICVVVISSCRPSDLSEVSNVLEAKEFQEPNLNRSNGIQVTGPAKYAPNPPLSPVGRV